The sequence below is a genomic window from Longimicrobium sp..
GTCTTCATCATCGACGAGATCAACCGCGGCAACCTCAGCAAGATCTTCGGTGAGCTGATGATGCTCATCGAAGCCGACAAGCGGAGCCCCCGGTACGCCGTGCCCCTGACGTACTCGCCCGAGGATACGTTCTATGTCCCCCAGAACGTGTACCTGCTGGGGATGATGAACACGGCGGACCGCTCGCTGGCAATGGTGGACTACGCCCTGCGGCGGCGCTTCAGCTTCATCCGCCTGCTGCCGGCGTTCGGCAACGAGGGGTTCGCCAACTATCTTATCGAGGCCGGAGCCACCGAAGACCTCGTGCGGCGAATCGTGGAGAGGATGGACGAGCTGAACCACGCCATCGCCGCCGACACCCGCAACCTCGGACCAGGATACCAGATCGGCCACAGTTTCTTCGTTCCCGAAGAAGGAGCGGGCGAACTGGATGACGCGTGGTACGTCCGCGTGGTCCGGCAGGAGATCGAGCCGCTGCTGCGCGAGTACTGGTTCGGGCGCGAGGAGCAGGCCCGGGAGCACGTGGAGCGGCTGCTCTCGTGAGGGAGACCAAGCAGAAGGTCCCCATCCAGAACGTTTATCGCCTCCTGCTGTACGCCTGGAATTTGGTCGGCGAGCGGGAGGCGGTAAACGTGGATGCGGAGGGCTACGCCGAACTCCACGATCTCTTCGCGCACGTGCTGGCGCAAGCTGTGGGAACGCTGCTGACGCGCGGGCTGGATCGCGGATACGTGCCCCGCGACGACTCCGTCCAGGGCATCCGCGGCAAGCTGGATTTCGGCGCGACCATCAAGCACGCCGAACTGGCCAACGCTCGGACGCGGTGCCGCTTTGACGACCTGGAATACGACGTTCTCCACAACCGGATCATCAAGGCGACGCTCCGGCGGTTGCAGCAGATCAAAAATCTGCACCCGAAGAACCGCTCCAGCGTACGCAAGCTGGAACGGAAGATGGACGCCGTGCGGGATGTATCGATCACCGCGCACGACTTCCGTCTGG
It includes:
- a CDS encoding AAA family ATPase: VFIIDEINRGNLSKIFGELMMLIEADKRSPRYAVPLTYSPEDTFYVPQNVYLLGMMNTADRSLAMVDYALRRRFSFIRLLPAFGNEGFANYLIEAGATEDLVRRIVERMDELNHAIAADTRNLGPGYQIGHSFFVPEEGAGELDDAWYVRVVRQEIEPLLREYWFGREEQAREHVERLLS